In a genomic window of Nitrospira sp. ND1:
- a CDS encoding trehalose-6-phosphate synthase codes for MNASHAPLEELKPEQDLSLSRLIVVSNREPYEHRLVKNHLIWERTSGGLISALDPVMRRLGGTWIAWGSGKADREVVDQDMIVEVPPDAPTYHLRRVWLEPTEIKGGYQGYANQVLWPLCHLTLDRVAYRKAFWHAYQAMNARFAAAVLGELRGKSGFVWVHDFHLALVPGLIKAALPAQPVAVFWHTPWPGPDAFRILPERRELLESLLASDLLMFQTHNFLHCFAECVKEFLGVEVRSDDHHIEYNGHTTRLVARPISVSFQAWSERARTSQVTRAMDVLRNLHVFQPEVRIGLGVDRLDYTKGLLKRFWAIDAFFEQYPQYRGRFTFVQVAVPTRGDVEAYRSYRELIRETVNDINMRYGSISNAGSPQASRWRPIEFREGRIGMDTLAAYYRMADLALVSSVYDGMNLVAKEYVASQVDEKGVLLVSHMAGAAEELTDALVINPYDLEGVADAIRQAIEMPLEERRERMHRMRTYLATHDIRAWSDECLRDAGILPPDDSPTLE; via the coding sequence ATGAACGCGTCTCACGCGCCCCTCGAAGAGCTGAAGCCGGAGCAGGATCTCTCCCTTTCGCGCCTGATCGTCGTCTCGAATCGCGAGCCATACGAACACCGGCTGGTCAAAAATCATCTGATCTGGGAACGCACCTCCGGCGGTCTCATCTCGGCACTCGATCCGGTCATGCGGCGGCTCGGCGGCACCTGGATTGCCTGGGGCAGCGGCAAGGCGGATCGCGAGGTAGTGGACCAAGACATGATCGTGGAAGTGCCCCCCGACGCCCCCACCTACCATTTGCGCCGCGTGTGGCTTGAGCCAACTGAGATCAAGGGCGGTTATCAGGGCTATGCCAATCAGGTGCTCTGGCCCCTGTGCCACCTCACGCTGGATCGCGTGGCCTATCGCAAAGCCTTCTGGCATGCGTACCAGGCCATGAATGCGCGCTTCGCGGCAGCTGTCCTCGGTGAATTACGCGGGAAGTCCGGTTTTGTGTGGGTGCATGACTTTCACCTGGCCCTGGTACCCGGCCTCATCAAGGCCGCGTTGCCGGCCCAGCCGGTCGCAGTCTTCTGGCATACGCCCTGGCCAGGCCCTGACGCGTTTCGCATTCTCCCGGAACGTCGCGAACTGCTCGAATCCCTGTTGGCGAGCGACTTGCTGATGTTCCAGACCCACAACTTTCTCCATTGCTTTGCCGAATGCGTGAAGGAATTCCTGGGCGTCGAGGTCCGGAGCGATGACCATCACATCGAATATAACGGCCATACGACGCGACTCGTCGCCCGCCCGATCAGTGTGAGTTTCCAAGCCTGGTCGGAACGCGCCCGAACGTCGCAGGTCACGCGCGCCATGGACGTGTTGCGTAATCTGCATGTTTTTCAGCCCGAGGTCCGCATCGGTCTCGGCGTCGACCGGCTCGACTACACCAAAGGTCTCCTCAAACGATTCTGGGCCATCGATGCCTTCTTCGAGCAGTACCCTCAGTATCGCGGCCGGTTCACCTTTGTGCAGGTGGCCGTGCCGACCAGGGGCGATGTCGAAGCCTATCGCAGTTATCGGGAACTCATCCGCGAAACCGTGAATGACATCAATATGCGGTATGGCAGCATCTCCAACGCCGGCAGTCCCCAGGCCTCTCGTTGGCGACCGATCGAGTTCCGGGAAGGCCGCATCGGCATGGACACCCTCGCGGCCTACTACCGGATGGCAGACCTGGCGCTGGTGAGTTCTGTATACGACGGGATGAACCTGGTCGCCAAAGAGTATGTCGCCAGCCAGGTCGACGAGAAGGGCGTGCTGCTGGTGAGCCACATGGCCGGCGCAGCCGAGGAACTGACCGATGCCCTGGTCATCAATCCCTACGACCTTGAGGGTGTCGCCGATGCCATTCGCCAGGCCATCGAAATGCCCTTGGAGGAACGCCGGGAGCGTATGCATCGCATGCGGACCTACCTCGCAACGCATGACATCCGGGCCTGGTCGGACGAGTGCTTGCGCGATGCAGGAATCCTCCCACCCGATGATAGCCCCACGCTTGAATAG
- the lon gene encoding endopeptidase La, which translates to MNESNAPILTHLPVLPLKRTVLFPGTMMPLTVGRDRSIAAVEAALKTEDKTLLVVAQRDAQTDQPTLEDLYPIGTKAVIKQTARTPEGHYNILIQGLERFVLLKLDQMDPYLQARVKQLAPPSEQSTEVEALHRAILDIITELPKLIQTPGVHEAVAALGTEEDPVVLAYRIASLLNLTLDGEQQLLAAPTRADLLRGLYAALSREVQILQLRDKITSEAREKLGKTQREYLLREQLKTIQQELGEGNGEEDEVGVLRSKIHEADLPEHVRKETDRELARLAKTPSASPEHQVIRSYLELVLELPWNKSSEEGLDLAHVRQVLNEDHYGIKEVKERIVEHLAVLKLNPSAKAPILCLVGPPGVGKTSLGQSIAKSMGRTFERFSLGGLHDEGELRGHRRTYVGALPGRIIQAVRRAGVNNPVVMLDEVDKLGRDFRGDPAAALLEILDPAQNHTFRDHYLDLPFDLSKVFFITTANTLETLSQPLLDRMEIIRLNGYSEREKREIALRYLWPRRLKEAGLRAEEVNLPEAVLDHIIGRYTRESGVRQLEQMLGRITRKVAVTFADRPADAPASPVDITQPLLDEWLGQERFQPEEARKNLPAGVATGLAWTPTGGDVLYIETTLLPGSHELTLTGQLGDVMQESARAARSYLWSHAESMGLDISRFKRNGVHIHVPSGAIPKDGPSAGITMATALASAYVGKPVRSDTAMTGEISLTGLVLPVGGIKEKVLAAHRAGIRRIILPKANEKDLKEVPQEVRDELTVIPVERIEEVLPAAFNQDAAPSSERGEPLASATAS; encoded by the coding sequence ATGAACGAATCGAATGCCCCGATACTCACGCATCTGCCCGTGTTGCCCTTAAAGCGGACGGTGTTGTTCCCCGGCACGATGATGCCCTTGACCGTCGGCCGGGACCGTTCCATAGCCGCGGTCGAGGCGGCGCTGAAGACTGAAGATAAAACGCTCCTCGTCGTGGCCCAGCGGGATGCGCAAACCGATCAGCCCACGCTGGAAGATCTCTATCCCATCGGCACCAAGGCCGTGATCAAACAGACGGCTCGAACGCCTGAAGGGCACTACAACATTTTGATCCAGGGGCTGGAGCGGTTCGTGCTGCTGAAGCTCGACCAGATGGATCCGTATCTCCAGGCCCGTGTGAAACAGCTCGCTCCTCCGAGTGAGCAGAGCACGGAAGTCGAAGCACTGCATCGGGCCATTCTGGACATCATCACCGAACTGCCGAAACTGATCCAGACTCCCGGCGTGCATGAAGCGGTCGCCGCCCTGGGCACGGAAGAAGATCCCGTGGTCCTGGCCTATCGCATCGCGTCCTTGTTGAATCTCACCTTGGACGGCGAGCAGCAGTTGTTGGCGGCCCCTACCCGGGCCGATCTGTTGCGCGGACTCTATGCGGCGCTGTCGCGGGAAGTCCAGATTCTCCAGTTACGCGACAAGATCACCAGCGAAGCCAGGGAGAAACTGGGCAAGACACAGCGGGAATATCTCCTCCGCGAGCAGCTCAAGACGATTCAGCAGGAGCTGGGCGAGGGGAACGGGGAAGAGGATGAAGTCGGCGTGCTGAGATCCAAGATTCACGAAGCCGATCTCCCTGAACATGTCCGGAAAGAGACGGACCGTGAACTGGCGCGCCTCGCCAAGACGCCGAGCGCGTCGCCCGAGCATCAGGTGATCCGGAGCTATTTGGAGCTGGTGCTCGAACTGCCGTGGAACAAGTCCTCGGAAGAAGGACTCGATCTCGCTCATGTCCGTCAGGTGTTGAACGAGGATCACTACGGTATCAAGGAAGTGAAAGAACGCATTGTGGAGCACCTGGCGGTCTTGAAACTGAACCCGTCCGCCAAGGCGCCGATCCTCTGCCTCGTCGGCCCTCCCGGCGTGGGCAAGACCAGCCTGGGGCAGTCCATCGCCAAGTCCATGGGGCGCACGTTCGAGCGCTTCAGCCTCGGCGGGTTGCATGACGAAGGCGAATTGCGCGGCCACCGCCGCACCTATGTCGGGGCCCTTCCCGGCCGGATCATCCAAGCGGTGCGACGAGCCGGCGTGAACAATCCGGTGGTCATGCTGGACGAAGTGGATAAACTCGGACGCGATTTCCGCGGCGATCCCGCGGCGGCGTTATTGGAGATTCTGGACCCGGCGCAGAACCATACGTTCCGGGACCACTATCTGGATTTGCCGTTCGATCTGTCGAAAGTGTTTTTCATCACAACGGCGAATACGCTGGAGACGCTCTCGCAACCCCTGCTCGACCGTATGGAAATCATCCGGTTGAATGGATACAGCGAGCGGGAGAAACGCGAAATCGCCCTGCGGTACCTCTGGCCGAGACGGTTGAAGGAAGCCGGTCTGCGAGCCGAGGAAGTGAATCTTCCCGAAGCGGTGCTGGACCATATCATCGGCCGCTATACCAGGGAATCGGGCGTACGGCAGCTGGAACAGATGTTGGGCCGCATTACGAGAAAGGTCGCCGTGACCTTCGCGGATCGGCCGGCCGATGCTCCGGCGAGCCCCGTGGACATCACGCAACCGCTCCTGGACGAGTGGCTCGGACAGGAACGATTCCAGCCGGAAGAGGCGCGAAAGAATCTGCCGGCCGGAGTCGCCACCGGTCTGGCCTGGACTCCGACAGGCGGTGACGTGCTCTATATCGAGACGACCCTGCTGCCCGGCAGTCACGAGTTGACCCTGACGGGACAGTTGGGCGATGTCATGCAGGAATCGGCACGCGCGGCGCGCAGCTATCTCTGGTCGCATGCCGAGAGCATGGGGCTGGATATCTCGCGCTTCAAACGCAACGGAGTGCACATCCATGTTCCGTCGGGCGCCATCCCCAAAGACGGCCCCTCGGCCGGAATCACCATGGCGACCGCGCTGGCTTCGGCCTATGTCGGCAAGCCGGTGCGCAGCGATACGGCGATGACGGGAGAGATCAGCCTGACCGGGTTGGTGCTGCCGGTCGGCGGCATCAAGGAGAAAGTCCTGGCCGCGCATCGCGCCGGCATCCGGCGGATCATTCTGCCGAAGGCCAACGAGAAGGACTTGAAAGAAGTCCCGCAGGAAGTGCGCGATGAACTCACGGTCATTCCAGTGGAACGGATCGAGGAAGTGCTCCCGGCTGCGTTCAATCAGGATGCCGCGCCCTCATCCGAACGGGGCGAACCGCTGGCGAGCGCGACCGCCTCGTAA
- the msrB gene encoding peptide-methionine (R)-S-oxide reductase MsrB has translation MPPKVEIGDIIKVTKTDDEWKKLLSPAVYQVLRHEDTERAFTSPLHENHQAGTYYCAGCDLPAYSSEHKFDSGTGWPSFWQPIDPKVVEKRTDSRFFMTRVEVHCARCGGHQGHVFDDGPRPTGLRYCINGVSLKFVPA, from the coding sequence ATGCCACCGAAAGTTGAAATCGGGGACATCATAAAAGTGACCAAGACCGACGACGAATGGAAGAAACTGCTCTCGCCCGCGGTCTATCAGGTCCTGCGGCATGAAGATACCGAACGGGCCTTTACGAGTCCGCTCCACGAAAATCACCAGGCGGGTACCTATTATTGTGCGGGCTGTGACCTGCCCGCCTATTCCTCGGAACATAAGTTCGATAGCGGCACCGGTTGGCCAAGCTTTTGGCAACCGATCGACCCCAAGGTGGTGGAGAAACGTACGGACTCCAGATTTTTCATGACGCGGGTGGAAGTCCACTGCGCCCGGTGTGGCGGCCATCAAGGACATGTCTTCGATGACGGCCCGCGACCCACCGGCCTCCGCTACTGCATCAACGGCGTCTCCTTGAAGTTTGTTCCAGCCTAG
- a CDS encoding outer membrane protein, which translates to MKSAQWFLAAFILSCSLFETHHSVASAAEPAPSAAKAPSTSPEAKQDGEKTEFYVSVYLQGSRPLNRPVRLQEDPFANTDVQGGLGGGLKVGIFPAFAGRFVGLEADLSGLDGKVNAPSATTGGVTRSANFRLQSINVMANVLLRYPGETIQPYIGIGAGLSGGFARDLNLQHSTIGTVHENAADGAFAYQFLGGVRANVTERMFLFTEYKYFVANYQWESEVANGARGPSFTMNYRAHIISGGIGFTF; encoded by the coding sequence ATGAAATCAGCGCAATGGTTCCTCGCCGCGTTCATATTGAGCTGTTCGTTGTTCGAGACACATCATTCCGTTGCGTCGGCAGCGGAACCGGCTCCCAGCGCAGCCAAGGCTCCGTCAACATCTCCCGAGGCCAAACAGGACGGGGAGAAAACCGAGTTCTATGTCAGTGTCTATCTCCAGGGAAGCCGGCCCCTGAATCGTCCGGTGAGGCTGCAGGAGGATCCCTTCGCGAATACCGACGTGCAGGGCGGGTTGGGAGGCGGGTTGAAAGTCGGGATTTTTCCGGCGTTCGCCGGCCGGTTCGTCGGATTGGAGGCGGACCTGTCCGGACTCGATGGCAAGGTCAATGCGCCTTCGGCCACGACAGGCGGTGTGACGAGGAGCGCGAATTTCCGTCTCCAGTCCATCAACGTCATGGCGAATGTATTGCTGCGCTACCCCGGCGAGACGATTCAACCGTATATCGGCATCGGTGCAGGGTTGTCCGGAGGGTTTGCACGGGACTTGAATCTCCAGCACAGCACCATCGGCACGGTGCATGAGAATGCCGCCGACGGCGCCTTCGCCTATCAGTTTCTCGGCGGGGTGCGCGCCAACGTCACTGAGCGCATGTTCCTCTTCACGGAATACAAATATTTTGTGGCGAATTATCAGTGGGAGAGTGAAGTCGCGAACGGTGCGCGTGGTCCGTCATTCACCATGAACTATCGGGCTCATATTATCTCCGGCGGCATCGGCTTCACCTTCTAG
- a CDS encoding DsbA family protein, which yields MNTYRLYSDFNCPFCYAMHERLHTLGVMDRISWHGVQHAPHLPVPMAGWAGHLAAELKQEVQMVRRLAPELPIAVPPGKPNTGRAIAASARALHMDPLRGGEFVRSLYRSFWVDGQDLSDETVLQREAERQGFASAQIVGTEATTVDAILRAWNDQWAEADHQGVPLLQRPDGTLLVGLMPADVLEEFLSGK from the coding sequence ATGAATACGTATCGGCTCTACAGCGATTTCAACTGTCCCTTTTGTTACGCGATGCACGAACGCCTTCATACATTGGGCGTCATGGATCGCATCTCCTGGCATGGGGTTCAGCATGCACCGCATCTGCCGGTCCCGATGGCTGGGTGGGCAGGGCACCTTGCAGCTGAATTGAAGCAGGAGGTGCAGATGGTCCGCCGGCTCGCGCCCGAGTTGCCGATTGCTGTGCCGCCGGGAAAACCCAATACCGGGCGGGCGATTGCCGCGTCTGCGCGCGCGCTTCACATGGACCCGCTTCGGGGCGGGGAGTTTGTGCGATCGTTGTATCGATCGTTCTGGGTGGACGGGCAGGATCTCTCCGATGAGACGGTGCTACAGCGGGAGGCCGAACGTCAGGGGTTTGCCTCCGCGCAGATTGTCGGCACAGAGGCCACCACCGTAGATGCGATTCTTCGAGCCTGGAATGATCAGTGGGCTGAGGCGGATCATCAAGGCGTGCCGCTCCTGCAACGCCCGGACGGAACGTTGCTCGTCGGCCTGATGCCGGCGGATGTCCTCGAAGAATTTCTCTCCGGGAAATAG
- a CDS encoding cyclase family protein, whose product MMVPKQQGKQWMMRVPVAGRVVLVMVLSCWSAADAAQRFVDLTYTFDETTQVWPANPPFHRDSTEQGGTPTEKWYATGQVALSEHAGTHMDAPVHFAQGQAGIDGIPVDRLIGPAVVIDVRVAVKEDRDYRASLSDIHRWESAHRTIPAGAIVMLLTGWGVYWTDRERYFGSATPDVPTTLHFPGFSQEVAEFLVAERHISGIGIDTASIDYGPSRDFVVHRIVNGAGLYGLENVARLDEVPASGATVMALPMKIAGGTGAPVRIIAILP is encoded by the coding sequence ATGATGGTGCCGAAGCAACAAGGCAAGCAGTGGATGATGCGAGTTCCGGTTGCGGGCCGGGTGGTCCTAGTGATGGTGTTGAGTTGCTGGAGTGCCGCCGACGCGGCGCAACGATTCGTGGACCTGACCTACACGTTCGATGAGACCACGCAAGTCTGGCCCGCCAATCCTCCCTTTCATCGTGACTCGACCGAACAGGGAGGTACGCCGACGGAAAAATGGTATGCCACAGGGCAGGTGGCGCTGTCGGAGCATGCCGGAACGCACATGGATGCGCCCGTTCATTTTGCGCAGGGGCAAGCGGGAATCGATGGCATTCCGGTCGACCGCCTGATCGGCCCTGCGGTGGTCATCGATGTGCGCGTTGCGGTGAAGGAAGATCGCGACTATCGCGCCTCCTTGTCGGATATACATCGATGGGAGTCTGCGCACAGGACGATTCCAGCGGGAGCGATCGTGATGCTGCTGACGGGCTGGGGTGTCTACTGGACGGATCGTGAACGGTATTTCGGCAGCGCCACGCCGGATGTGCCGACGACGCTGCATTTTCCGGGCTTCTCACAAGAAGTCGCGGAGTTTCTGGTGGCGGAACGACACATCTCCGGAATCGGAATCGATACAGCCAGCATCGACTATGGTCCTTCCCGGGATTTTGTGGTGCACCGGATTGTGAACGGAGCCGGCCTCTATGGACTCGAGAATGTGGCGCGACTGGATGAGGTGCCGGCGTCCGGTGCCACGGTCATGGCTCTCCCGATGAAAATTGCCGGTGGGACAGGGGCTCCGGTTCGTATCATCGCGATTCTGCCTTAG
- a CDS encoding RuBisCO large subunit C-terminal-like domain-containing protein, protein MPNGSSRSIDLQFSEERFSVEYRLHGSASDARRRADLLCIDQTVEAADHVIPSGAIRDQLLGRVIQLEALTPESHRAVVSFPVELLDGTMSALLHMIIGMAGLQGQIRVTDLSLPDTVVSRLTGPRFGSRGLRDLLRVPRRPLICAVLKPLGYSPQQLAELAHEFALGEVDLIKDDQSLRDHPFCRFEERVARCAEAVAKASRQTGKRCLYAPHVSGPWPSLMEQAAKATQAGAGALLLCPGLTGFDAMTSLAQLSSLSLPLIAHPDFLGSHYVTSDSGIAPALLFGLLPRLAGADITIYPTYGLNYPISEQDCRQIATACRRTLGSCPPILPTAAGRMTAARIREMVTLYGSDLVFILGSDLRREPTHLRSACLDFLRLVQAETSPSP, encoded by the coding sequence ATGCCCAACGGTTCAAGCCGGAGTATCGACCTCCAGTTTTCAGAAGAGCGCTTTTCAGTGGAGTATCGTCTTCATGGATCGGCCTCCGATGCGCGCAGGCGGGCAGACCTGCTCTGTATCGACCAGACCGTTGAAGCCGCCGATCATGTCATTCCCTCCGGAGCGATTCGAGATCAGCTTCTGGGCCGAGTGATTCAGCTCGAGGCGCTCACCCCCGAATCTCACCGCGCAGTGGTCAGTTTCCCCGTTGAACTCCTCGACGGAACCATGAGCGCTCTCCTTCACATGATCATCGGCATGGCCGGACTGCAAGGACAGATCCGCGTCACGGATCTCTCATTGCCCGATACGGTCGTCTCCCGACTGACTGGCCCTCGATTCGGCTCGCGAGGCCTCCGCGACCTGCTGCGGGTCCCCCGACGGCCGTTAATCTGCGCGGTGCTGAAGCCGCTCGGGTATTCTCCGCAACAGCTGGCTGAACTGGCCCACGAATTTGCCCTGGGCGAGGTTGATCTGATCAAGGACGACCAGAGTCTGCGCGATCACCCCTTCTGTCGATTCGAAGAGCGGGTCGCACGTTGCGCCGAAGCCGTCGCCAAAGCCTCGCGCCAGACCGGAAAACGGTGTCTCTATGCGCCGCATGTCTCAGGCCCCTGGCCCTCTCTCATGGAACAGGCCGCCAAGGCAACGCAAGCGGGCGCGGGCGCACTCCTGCTCTGTCCCGGCCTGACAGGCTTTGACGCCATGACGTCCCTGGCTCAGCTTTCCTCATTGTCGCTACCCCTCATCGCACATCCGGACTTTCTCGGGAGCCACTATGTGACGTCGGACAGCGGCATCGCTCCCGCGCTTCTCTTCGGCCTTCTCCCGAGACTGGCCGGCGCCGATATCACCATTTACCCAACCTATGGCCTGAACTATCCGATATCGGAACAGGATTGTCGTCAGATTGCCACGGCGTGCCGACGAACGCTCGGCAGCTGCCCACCCATCCTCCCGACCGCCGCAGGACGAATGACCGCGGCGCGCATTCGCGAGATGGTCACCCTCTACGGTTCGGACCTCGTCTTTATTCTTGGCAGCGACCTACGACGAGAGCCGACACACCTCCGCTCTGCCTGTTTGGATTTTCTTCGTCTTGTCCAAGCAGAGACATCCCCATCCCCTTGA